The genome window TCTGCTTCAGTCTTAGATAATTATTACTTCTCTTAAGATAAATTACGTACTCTTTTTCAATCAGGTTATCAATCGCCTGGTTAATTTCCTCAGGTGTATAACTGATAGAATAGATGCTTACCAGTTCATCCTTTGATGGCTGCAGTTTTTCAAACTGTTCCAAAATGTATATCAAAGCCAGGGTCTTAATAATCTTGCTTTCAAGAAAATTCTCGCCAAGCTTCTCAAGTATCATTTCAGTAAGCACGTAATTCTCATGTATGCTACCGCCATATACCTCTTTCTTAAACAAAGGTTCAAAATAATCATAAATAAGATCTGGTGTAATCAGCTCAAAATGGTCATCTTCATAGTTTTCCAAGAAGGCGAGCAGTGTGGACACGCCTGGTGCAGAAATAAAAGTAAACAGCGTTCTTTCGTTCTGTGCAACACGCTCAGATAATCTAGGCAAAATAAAAGTTGAAACCGGATGTAACGGATAACAACCATACATCGTTTTCTCAACATATTCTTCATCAACATCACTGAAAATATGATGTTTACCATATCTCTGGAAAATGTCTTCAAAGCTTTTAGCATATTCCTTGCAAAACTTATTCCAAGAAGAGGACTTTTTTTGGATTGCCGAACCAATTATTTCGTAAGTCTGAGTAAAGTTGTTATTCAGATGGATATGTTTAAATCTCTCTGAAACTCCGCGCCATCCATCCACCTTCTGCTTAGGAAGTTTATCAATATAGTTAGCAATCTCTTTATGCGATATAAGCATAAGATGCATCTGTGCTTCTCCGCTTCTATTGCACTTCTCTGCAAAGTCCTGAAGCATTTTTGTATCACTTACAGAAGCCTCTTTAATATTTGCTTCAAGGAATTTGCTAAACTCATCATAAATAACATAAATTCCTGTATATCCCTTTGATTTAAGACCTTTAACAGCTTCCTCATAAAGGTCAACAACATCAAATCCTAAAAAAGGATTGAATACACTACCAGCTGTCAACGTAGGATATATCTTTTCAAACTTCTCATATGCCTCTGTACCGAAACTCTGCAATTCTTCAACAAATTGCTTTATAGGCATATCGAGTGCCTCTTTCAATTTCTTATAAGTGTCAGGAAATTCTTTTTCCCAACGGTTTATTACTTGTACAGCTGCTTTATAATTTGTCTCAGGCATAACATCCAACAAGCCATTAGTTGAAAGTGTTCTCTGTAATGCAAGTAAAAAAGCCTGCGGCAAACTCGTATTGCTGCCAGTTATAATTACCGGAAGAATCTTATTGTTTGATTCATAATAATTATCTACTATCTGACATAACCTAGGATTTTCATCAATCTTTGGATTTGCTTTTTCAAATAACACAGAGTTTCGCTTCATAAGCATGGCAAGAATAGTAAGAACAATATGAGACTTACCCTTGCCATATGCTCCTATAAGAACTCTTGCTCTCTCTGTTGACGTTGGATTGGTGCTAAGAAGAATATCTTCCATCAATGCCAACGCTGATCTAGTCGGTATAAAATTTTTTAATTTATCATCATTGTTCAGATCATATCCAATATTCACCGAATACTGAAATCCTGAAGCAACCGATATCATTTTGCTCATCGGCATCCACCTACATTTCTTCGTCTATAGTTTCATAATATTTCTTAACACACTCGTCAAAAGTCATCTGCTTATTCAAGTGAATAACATCAAGACCTGCAGTTCTTATTATTTTAAGGAGTCCTGCATTCTCTACTTCATGCAAAATATCCAACATAGTGATAGCATCTAAATTAAATACTTTTCCTATATTCTTAGGCTTTGTCAGTAATTCATTAAGACTTATCTCATCTCTTCCGTCTGCCTGATCCATAATCACTGCATAGATAACCCAAGGATTAAATGATTTGGCAGTCGGAATCGTCTTTTTATATGTTTTCTGTTTCTTATTTGCAATATCTACAAGTCCTAATTCTCCAAACGGACAATCTATATTGTTCTCAGGAGATACTTTACCAGGATTTGATTTATATCTAGGCAAATAAGTATTTATGATACATGCAAAGTCATCATTCAAAGATCTGATTGCAACAGTTGATGCACCGTCAGACATCAAAACATAATTCTGCAGTCCTTGAACAAACTCTTCCCTATTAAATTCTGACATAGAGAACTCATTGAAGAAATAATACCAAGCAGTAGCTTCTTCATCCTGCTTTGCAAGCTGATACTGCAATAAATAAAGCGTTCCTAGTTCTTCAATAAACTTATCATGCTTAAAGATTTCACTGCCAATATATGTAAGTTTTTGCACCCTCTTACCTTTCGTAGCTTCCTTTGTTAAGCCTACGGCCTGCAGCCAATATCTCAAGGCCTTAACCATATTAGATCCGATTCCAAGAACATCCATAGGGTTCTCATTTTTATCTACAAATAAATCATCCTTAGCAACAACACGTTCCATGCCCTTGCTAAGCCAACCTTTCCTTATGAAAAATGTATCGTGAGCACGAAACTTCATTGTCATTACGGCAACCTCCATAACTGTTACTTAGTACGCAAATATTTATCCATCGTGCATCCACCATCAAGGTACTTTGCTGTCATACACATCTTGCAATGCACACACTTATCTGGATCAATATAATAGTTATCACTTGAAATCGATATCGCTCCTGCTCGACAAATTGATTCACATTTCAAGCATTTTCTACAAGCATTATATTTTCGAATCTGATAACCTACCATTCTTTGTAAGTCATCATGATCTTTTACATTCATTGTTCTCACCTTAACAGCATATTCATAACCATCTTGGCTAAACGGCTGAATTGATAAGATCGGCACATTTGTCCTCGCATCAAGAACCAGCACCTCATGCAAGAGCTTCTTTCCAAGTTCTGGTGCAACCCTTCCAAAAGGTGTAAACATTCCAATCAATTCATCATCAAATGGGCGAACCAATCGATATATCTTCGCATGATCCTCTGTTGTACAGTTTGTGAATTTTATTTTTACATCACCCGCTGCAGCAAGACCATTACCGCCCTGTCGTGCCTTCCATTTGCCTGTGTCTACATAAACCTCCGCATCTTCCTTACCAACCTTCTTTGCAAAGTCTATAAGGAAATCTCTCCATTTTTTGGATTGCTCTGGCATATATATTCTCGATAAGAACTGTGCCCTCTGGTTATTGTTTGGACAACACCAACAACCTACTCGATCATATCCAAGTCTATAAGCTTCATTGAAATCCACATCCTCAGCTAGCATATAGAGCCAGATGTCTATGTCCTTCCAAAAGAAGATTGGAGATGCAACTGTCTGCTGTTGGATTTTTACAGACTCAGCATCATCCTCAACACGATTATACTTACTTCTGCTAACAGATTCGGACTTTCTAATTCCATAAAAAGTAAGAATCTGCTGATTTCTATACAAGCTGTTTATTACACGAGTAATCGGTCCAGTCTTAAACATAGAACAGCACCAGCGCATCATTCGTGCCGGAGGTCCTATATCCTCGCAAACATCCATAAATACCTGCTCATCATTCTTTGCAAACAAAAAGATAGCCTGTGGATGGTTCTCTCTAAACCGTTTAGCATACGCTACTGTGGATGGAAACTCTAGAGTTGTGTTTCCAAATATATGTACAAGGCTTGGATTGCTTAATGCCTTTGTTACAACATCCGCTGTAACAGTTGAATCCTTACCACCCGAAAATGAAATTACTAATCTTTCTTCAGCAACTTTCGAAGCCGTCTTCCTTACAAAATCGAAAGATTCGTCTTTCAAATAGTTCAATCGATTTCTATTTGCTTCGATAAATGTTTTTATATGCTCATTAAAATACTCATAGGTATTTCCTGATTCATACTCTTTAAGTTTTGCAGAAATAGCATCTGTATCAGCAGTCTGGAACAAACCACTTGGAATAGAAATGCTTTTCCCATCAATATAATATCTGCTGTTAACAGACCACACTGAGCTTTGTACAAATTCA of Roseburia hominis contains these proteins:
- a CDS encoding DUF4007 family protein codes for the protein MTMKFRAHDTFFIRKGWLSKGMERVVAKDDLFVDKNENPMDVLGIGSNMVKALRYWLQAVGLTKEATKGKRVQKLTYIGSEIFKHDKFIEELGTLYLLQYQLAKQDEEATAWYYFFNEFSMSEFNREEFVQGLQNYVLMSDGASTVAIRSLNDDFACIINTYLPRYKSNPGKVSPENNIDCPFGELGLVDIANKKQKTYKKTIPTAKSFNPWVIYAVIMDQADGRDEISLNELLTKPKNIGKVFNLDAITMLDILHEVENAGLLKIIRTAGLDVIHLNKQMTFDECVKKYYETIDEEM
- a CDS encoding phosphoadenosine phosphosulfate reductase family protein: MSDRVWCRNCNIETNEKVCPVCGEETVEDLPIEIYWCKHCKTPIIQQMNQADKGICPVCGEKTKYLTTDLRPVFPEERLLLEILLDKKPNEFVQSSVWSVNSRYYIDGKSISIPSGLFQTADTDAISAKLKEYESGNTYEYFNEHIKTFIEANRNRLNYLKDESFDFVRKTASKVAEERLVISFSGGKDSTVTADVVTKALSNPSLVHIFGNTTLEFPSTVAYAKRFRENHPQAIFLFAKNDEQVFMDVCEDIGPPARMMRWCCSMFKTGPITRVINSLYRNQQILTFYGIRKSESVSRSKYNRVEDDAESVKIQQQTVASPIFFWKDIDIWLYMLAEDVDFNEAYRLGYDRVGCWCCPNNNQRAQFLSRIYMPEQSKKWRDFLIDFAKKVGKEDAEVYVDTGKWKARQGGNGLAAAGDVKIKFTNCTTEDHAKIYRLVRPFDDELIGMFTPFGRVAPELGKKLLHEVLVLDARTNVPILSIQPFSQDGYEYAVKVRTMNVKDHDDLQRMVGYQIRKYNACRKCLKCESICRAGAISISSDNYYIDPDKCVHCKMCMTAKYLDGGCTMDKYLRTK